In one window of Burkholderia cepacia ATCC 25416 DNA:
- the glgB gene encoding 1,4-alpha-glucan branching protein GlgB translates to MTDTLFERSDIDALLAGRHPDPFACLGPHGQTGRTVVRALLPGATGVHVLSPDGDELGTLDCVDRAGCFAGTIARNGGAPHYLLAVDWPDARQVIDDAYAFGTLLDDATLARLSAGDPAAVLDCLGATPLRIDDTDGVRFAVWAPNAQRVSVVGDFNAWDGRRHPMRLRQPSGVWELFVPGIGAGECYKYELRAADGRVLPHKADPCARATEAPPRTASVVADVAALDAFAWHDDGWMHARPRADRYRVPWSIYEVHPESWQRVPDEMNRSATWDELAERLIPYARGMGFTHIEFMPIAEYPFGGSWGYQPLAQFAPSARFGPVDGFARFVDRAHAAGIGVLVDWVPAHFPDDPHGLAQFDGTALYEHADPREGLHPDWHTCVFNVGRTEVGAFLAASALAWARRYHVDGIRVDAVASMLYRDYSRKEGEWVPNVHGGRENLESVAFLRMLNDTLHGAAAPAGVVTVAEESTAWPGVTAPTGDGGLGFDFKWNMGWMHDTLAYLREDPVHRRYHHDRMTFGLVYAFSERFVLPLSHDEVVHGKGSLVAKMPGDAWQRLATLRAYFGFMWAHPGKKLLFMGSEFAQWAEFAHDATPHWDLLDAPAHRGVQRLVRDLNRTYAAEPALHALDCHAAGFSWLIGDDRDNSVFAFARRDDAGHLVVAVCNFTPVPRAAYRIGLPAPGQWRELLNTDAAPYGGTNAGNDGAVWAEAVPAHGEAWSALLRLPPLATLWLTPA, encoded by the coding sequence ATGACCGATACGCTGTTCGAACGGTCCGACATCGACGCGCTGCTCGCCGGACGTCATCCCGATCCGTTCGCGTGCCTCGGCCCGCACGGGCAGACCGGCCGCACCGTCGTGCGCGCGCTGCTGCCCGGCGCGACCGGCGTGCACGTGCTGTCGCCCGACGGCGACGAACTCGGCACGCTCGACTGCGTCGATCGCGCCGGCTGCTTCGCGGGAACGATCGCGCGCAACGGCGGCGCCCCGCACTACCTGCTCGCGGTCGACTGGCCGGACGCGCGGCAGGTGATCGACGATGCGTACGCGTTCGGCACGCTGCTCGACGACGCGACGCTCGCGCGCCTGTCGGCCGGCGATCCGGCCGCGGTGCTCGACTGCCTCGGCGCGACGCCGCTGCGCATCGACGACACCGACGGCGTGCGCTTCGCGGTCTGGGCGCCGAACGCGCAGCGCGTGTCGGTGGTCGGCGATTTCAACGCATGGGACGGCCGCCGCCATCCGATGCGGCTGCGGCAGCCGTCGGGCGTGTGGGAGCTGTTCGTGCCGGGCATCGGCGCGGGCGAGTGCTACAAGTACGAGCTGCGCGCGGCCGACGGGCGCGTGCTGCCGCACAAGGCCGACCCCTGTGCGCGCGCGACCGAGGCGCCGCCGCGCACGGCGTCGGTGGTCGCCGACGTCGCCGCGCTCGACGCGTTCGCGTGGCACGACGACGGCTGGATGCACGCGCGGCCGCGTGCCGACCGCTACCGCGTGCCGTGGTCGATCTACGAGGTGCACCCGGAATCGTGGCAACGCGTGCCCGACGAGATGAACCGCAGCGCGACGTGGGACGAACTCGCCGAGCGGCTGATTCCATACGCGCGGGGCATGGGCTTCACGCATATCGAGTTCATGCCGATCGCCGAATACCCGTTCGGCGGGTCGTGGGGCTACCAGCCGCTCGCGCAGTTCGCGCCGTCCGCGCGCTTCGGGCCGGTCGACGGCTTCGCGCGCTTCGTCGACCGCGCGCATGCGGCCGGCATCGGCGTGCTCGTCGACTGGGTTCCCGCGCATTTCCCCGACGATCCGCATGGCCTGGCGCAGTTCGACGGCACGGCGCTGTACGAGCACGCCGACCCGCGCGAAGGCTTGCACCCCGACTGGCACACCTGCGTGTTCAACGTCGGGCGTACGGAGGTCGGCGCGTTCCTCGCCGCGTCGGCGCTCGCGTGGGCGCGCCGGTATCACGTCGACGGCATCCGCGTCGACGCCGTCGCGTCGATGCTGTACCGCGACTATTCGCGCAAGGAAGGCGAATGGGTGCCGAACGTGCACGGCGGCCGCGAGAACCTCGAATCGGTCGCGTTCCTGCGCATGCTGAACGACACGCTGCACGGTGCGGCCGCGCCGGCCGGCGTCGTCACCGTCGCGGAGGAATCGACCGCGTGGCCGGGCGTCACCGCGCCGACCGGCGACGGCGGGCTCGGCTTCGACTTCAAGTGGAACATGGGGTGGATGCACGACACGCTCGCGTACCTGCGCGAAGACCCGGTGCACCGCCGCTATCACCACGACCGGATGACGTTCGGGCTCGTCTACGCGTTCTCCGAGCGCTTCGTGCTGCCGCTGTCGCACGACGAGGTCGTGCACGGCAAGGGCTCGCTCGTCGCGAAGATGCCGGGCGACGCGTGGCAGCGGCTCGCGACGCTGCGCGCGTACTTCGGCTTCATGTGGGCCCACCCCGGCAAGAAACTGCTGTTCATGGGCAGCGAATTCGCGCAATGGGCCGAGTTCGCGCACGACGCGACGCCGCACTGGGACCTGCTCGACGCGCCCGCGCATCGCGGCGTGCAGCGGCTCGTGCGCGACCTGAACCGCACGTACGCGGCGGAACCGGCGCTGCATGCGCTCGACTGTCACGCGGCCGGCTTCTCCTGGCTGATCGGCGACGACCGCGACAACAGCGTGTTCGCGTTCGCGCGCCGCGACGACGCCGGGCACCTCGTGGTCGCCGTCTGCAACTTCACGCCGGTGCCGCGCGCGGCCTACCGCATCGGCCTGCCCGCCCCCGGGCAGTGGCGCGAACTGCTGAACACCGATGCCGCCCCGTACGGCGGCACCAACGCCGGCAACGACGGCGCCGTGTGGGCCGAGGCCGTGCCCGCGCACGGCGAGGCGTGGTCGGCACTGCTGCGCCTTCCGCCGCTCGCGACACTGTGGCTGACCCCCGCCTGA
- the treZ gene encoding malto-oligosyltrehalose trehalohydrolase codes for MTSRSDRPTGTHAFESSFGATCVDTERTRFRFWAPASRTAAVELHDDSEHTIPMTPVGDGWFETVAPCGPGALYRYRLEDGFTVPDPASRFQPGGVDGPSQVVDPASYRWRDGAWRGRPWHETVLYELHVGACGGYASVERRLPAIAALGVTAVELMPVNAFPGSRNWGYDGVLPFAPDASYGRPEELKALVDTAHGLELQVFLDVVYNHFGPEGNLLPRYAPAFFRDDRRTAWGPAIDFSHPQTSAFFIENALYWLEEFRFDGLRIDAAHAIGDDAWLRELARRVRAVAGDTRHLHLVLENERNTASLLGPGGFDAQWNDDFHNSAHVLLTGERDGYYRAYADAPLRHFARTLGEGFAYQGEPSPLHDGAARGEPSAHLPPTAFVAFLQNHDQIGNRAFGERLRALANDDAVRAATALMLLAPPIPLLFMGEEDGSTQPFQFFTDYRGALADAVREGRRREFAAFPAFADPAHRDLIPDPNDIATFVRSSSHHPPDDNWPDAAAWQRFYRSALTVRAVLVTPHLPGARALGVDLLAGDGEPSALVARWRLGDGSTLSIALNLGSLDAALPELPVGKIVFETPPRARDRLTDLKLPPRACIAWRDGAVNHDARHHRANGQSRS; via the coding sequence ATGACATCCCGTTCCGATCGTCCAACCGGCACGCACGCGTTCGAATCGTCGTTCGGCGCGACCTGCGTCGACACCGAACGCACACGCTTCCGGTTTTGGGCGCCCGCCAGCCGCACGGCCGCCGTCGAACTGCACGACGACAGCGAACACACGATCCCGATGACACCCGTCGGCGACGGCTGGTTCGAGACGGTCGCGCCGTGCGGCCCGGGCGCGCTGTATCGCTACCGCCTCGAAGACGGTTTCACCGTGCCCGACCCGGCGTCGCGCTTCCAGCCCGGCGGCGTGGACGGCCCGAGCCAGGTCGTCGATCCGGCGTCGTATCGCTGGCGCGACGGCGCATGGCGCGGCCGGCCGTGGCACGAGACGGTGCTGTACGAGTTGCATGTCGGCGCATGCGGCGGCTACGCGAGCGTCGAGCGGCGGCTGCCGGCCATTGCCGCGCTCGGCGTGACCGCCGTCGAGCTGATGCCCGTCAACGCGTTCCCCGGTTCGCGCAACTGGGGCTACGACGGCGTGCTGCCGTTCGCGCCCGATGCGTCGTACGGGCGGCCCGAGGAACTGAAGGCGCTCGTCGACACCGCGCACGGGCTCGAGCTGCAGGTGTTCCTCGACGTCGTGTACAACCACTTCGGCCCCGAAGGCAACCTGCTGCCGCGCTACGCGCCCGCCTTCTTCCGCGACGACCGGCGGACCGCGTGGGGGCCCGCGATCGATTTTTCGCATCCGCAGACGAGCGCGTTCTTCATCGAGAATGCGCTGTACTGGCTCGAAGAATTCCGTTTCGACGGGCTGCGCATCGACGCCGCGCACGCGATCGGCGACGACGCGTGGCTGCGCGAACTCGCGCGCCGCGTGCGGGCGGTTGCGGGCGACACACGCCACCTTCATCTCGTGCTCGAGAACGAACGCAACACGGCGAGCCTGCTCGGCCCCGGCGGTTTCGATGCGCAGTGGAACGACGACTTCCACAACAGCGCGCACGTGCTGCTGACCGGCGAGCGCGACGGCTACTACCGCGCGTACGCCGACGCGCCGCTGCGCCATTTCGCGCGCACGCTCGGCGAAGGTTTCGCGTACCAGGGCGAACCGTCGCCGCTGCACGACGGCGCCGCGCGCGGCGAGCCGAGCGCGCACCTGCCGCCCACCGCGTTCGTCGCGTTCCTGCAGAACCACGACCAGATCGGCAACCGCGCGTTCGGCGAGCGGCTGCGCGCGCTCGCGAACGACGACGCGGTGCGCGCGGCCACCGCGCTGATGCTGCTCGCGCCGCCGATCCCGCTGCTGTTCATGGGCGAGGAAGACGGCAGCACGCAGCCGTTCCAGTTCTTCACCGACTATCGCGGCGCGCTCGCCGACGCGGTGCGCGAAGGCCGGCGCCGCGAATTCGCGGCGTTTCCCGCGTTCGCCGATCCCGCGCATCGCGACCTGATTCCCGACCCGAACGACATCGCGACGTTCGTCCGTTCGTCGTCGCACCATCCGCCGGACGACAACTGGCCCGATGCGGCCGCGTGGCAGCGCTTCTACCGCAGTGCGCTGACGGTGCGCGCGGTGCTCGTGACGCCGCATCTGCCGGGTGCGCGGGCACTCGGCGTCGACCTGCTCGCGGGCGACGGCGAGCCTTCGGCGCTCGTCGCGCGCTGGCGCCTCGGCGACGGCAGCACGCTGTCGATCGCGCTGAATCTCGGCTCGCTCGACGCGGCACTGCCCGAACTGCCGGTCGGCAAGATCGTGTTCGAGACGCCGCCGCGCGCCCGCGACCGGCTGACCGACCTGAAGCTGCCGCCACGCGCATGCATCGCGTGGCGGGACGGTGCGGTCAATCACGATGCGCGGCATCATCGCGCGAACGGGCAGAGCCGATCATGA
- the treS gene encoding maltose alpha-D-glucosyltransferase: MKREDSLDDVRRAQFPSLEPAGTPRRRRARRRAPALCADDPLWYKDAIIYQVHVKSFYDSNNDGIGDFPGLIAKLDYIAELGVDTIWLLPFYPSPRRDDGYDIADYRDVHPDYGTLADVRRFIREAHARGIRVITELVINHTSDQHPWFQRARRAKPGSNHRDYYVWSDTDTKYAGTRIIFLDTETSNWTHDPLAGQYYWHRFYSHQPDLNFDNPAVVREVLQVMRFWLDLGIDGLRLDAVPYLVEREGTNNENLPETHAILKQIRATIDAEYPNRMLLAEANQWPEDVQEYFGDENECHMAFHFPLMPRIYMSIASEDRFPIVDIMRQTPALAPSNQWAVFLRNHDELTLEMVTDSERDLLWQTYASDRRARLNLGIRRRLAPLMERDRRRIELINSLLLSMPGTPVIYYGDELGMGDNIHLGDRDGVRTPMQWSSDRNGGFSRADPELLVLPPVMGSLYGYDAVNVEAQTRDPHSLLNWTRRILSTRRASQAFGRGTIRFLRPENRKVLAYLRELDGHDPVLCVANLSRASQAVELDLSGFAGRVPIEMTSDSPFPPIGQLPYLLTFPPYGFLWFVLAEHGREPSWRQPHAEALPEYVTLVMRRGEARPNLEQLHTLAHDALPSWLARRRWFASKDRTIGEARLNVVTPVPGEPFEYAEAWVEAGAQRDVERYVVPLAAAWGGETSQPLFTQLALARVRRGHTIGYLTDAFALPAFARGMLRKLRDGAVVPTSDGGRLAFMPEDALAALDPGDDAEVRWLAAEQSNSSLVIGDAIVLKLVRKVAHGVHPEAEMSRYLTRIGYPNTATLAGEVVHVDPDGTPHTVAILQRYADNQGDAWTRSFDFLRRAVDELALPAADNDETDEADEEPEALLGYAAFAGIIGTRLGQLHVALAQPSDDPAFAPERATPGHVDGWCADAIASFEQALDVLHTRLEALDPAMRAAADTLLASRDAAVRALGALVPRTLDAQCMRIHGDFHLGQVLDVQGDALLIDFEGEPARPLERRRAKSHPLRDVAGLLRSLSYVSATAQFAIEKAPPQAAGRKRALFDRFGQAAADRFVDCYRAAADLAPARFVDPRYADRLLALFLIDKASYELCYEAANRPDWLSVPVGGLAALVERLLDDGGASDDGGTR, encoded by the coding sequence ATGAAACGCGAAGATTCCCTCGACGACGTACGTCGCGCACAGTTCCCGTCGCTCGAGCCGGCCGGCACGCCGCGCCGGCGCCGCGCGCGCCGCCGCGCACCGGCACTCTGCGCGGACGATCCGCTGTGGTACAAGGACGCGATCATCTACCAGGTGCACGTGAAGTCGTTCTATGACTCGAACAACGACGGCATCGGCGATTTCCCCGGCCTGATCGCGAAGCTCGACTACATCGCCGAACTCGGCGTCGACACGATCTGGCTGCTGCCGTTCTACCCGTCGCCGCGCCGCGACGACGGCTACGACATCGCCGACTACCGCGACGTGCATCCCGACTACGGCACGCTCGCCGACGTGCGGCGCTTCATCCGCGAAGCCCATGCGCGCGGCATCCGCGTGATCACCGAGCTGGTGATCAACCACACGTCGGACCAGCATCCGTGGTTTCAGCGCGCACGCCGCGCGAAACCGGGCTCGAACCACCGCGACTACTACGTGTGGTCCGACACCGACACGAAATACGCGGGCACGCGGATCATCTTCCTCGATACGGAAACGTCGAACTGGACCCACGACCCGCTCGCGGGCCAGTACTACTGGCACCGCTTCTATTCGCACCAGCCCGACCTGAACTTCGACAACCCGGCCGTCGTGCGCGAGGTGCTGCAGGTGATGCGCTTCTGGCTCGACCTCGGCATCGACGGGCTGCGGCTCGACGCGGTGCCGTATCTGGTCGAGCGCGAAGGCACGAACAACGAGAACCTCCCCGAGACGCACGCGATCCTGAAGCAGATCCGCGCGACGATCGACGCCGAGTACCCGAACCGGATGCTGCTCGCCGAAGCGAACCAGTGGCCGGAGGACGTGCAGGAGTATTTCGGCGACGAGAACGAATGCCACATGGCGTTCCACTTCCCGCTGATGCCGCGCATCTACATGTCGATCGCGAGCGAGGACCGCTTCCCGATCGTCGACATCATGCGGCAGACGCCGGCGCTCGCGCCGAGCAACCAGTGGGCCGTGTTCCTGCGCAACCACGACGAGCTGACGCTCGAGATGGTCACCGACTCCGAGCGCGACCTGCTGTGGCAGACCTACGCGAGCGACCGGCGCGCGCGGCTGAACCTCGGCATCCGGCGCCGGCTCGCGCCGCTGATGGAACGCGACCGGCGCCGCATCGAGCTGATCAACTCGCTGCTGCTGTCGATGCCCGGCACGCCGGTGATCTATTACGGCGACGAGCTCGGGATGGGCGACAACATCCATCTCGGCGACCGCGACGGCGTGCGCACGCCGATGCAGTGGTCGTCGGACCGCAACGGCGGCTTCTCGCGCGCCGACCCTGAACTGCTCGTCTTGCCGCCGGTGATGGGCTCGCTGTACGGCTATGACGCGGTCAACGTCGAGGCGCAGACGCGCGACCCGCATTCGCTGCTGAACTGGACGCGCCGCATCCTGTCGACCCGCCGCGCGTCGCAGGCGTTCGGGCGTGGCACGATCCGCTTCCTGCGCCCGGAGAACCGCAAGGTGCTCGCGTACCTGCGCGAGCTGGACGGCCACGATCCGGTGCTGTGCGTCGCGAACCTGTCGCGCGCGTCGCAGGCCGTCGAACTCGACCTGTCCGGGTTCGCGGGCCGCGTACCGATCGAGATGACGTCGGATTCCCCGTTTCCGCCGATCGGCCAGCTCCCGTATCTCCTCACCTTCCCGCCGTACGGCTTCCTGTGGTTCGTGCTCGCCGAACATGGCCGCGAGCCGTCGTGGCGGCAGCCGCACGCGGAAGCGCTGCCCGAATACGTGACGCTCGTGATGCGGCGCGGCGAGGCGCGGCCGAACCTCGAGCAGCTGCACACGCTCGCGCACGATGCGCTGCCGTCGTGGCTCGCGCGGCGGCGCTGGTTCGCGTCGAAGGATCGCACGATCGGCGAAGCCAGGCTGAACGTCGTCACGCCGGTGCCGGGCGAGCCGTTCGAGTATGCGGAGGCCTGGGTCGAAGCGGGCGCGCAGCGCGACGTCGAACGCTACGTCGTGCCGCTCGCGGCCGCATGGGGCGGCGAGACCTCGCAGCCGCTGTTCACGCAGCTCGCGCTCGCGCGCGTGCGGCGCGGCCACACGATCGGCTACCTGACCGACGCGTTCGCGCTGCCGGCGTTCGCACGCGGGATGCTGCGCAAGCTGCGCGACGGCGCCGTGGTGCCGACCTCCGACGGCGGCCGCCTCGCGTTCATGCCGGAAGACGCGCTCGCCGCGCTCGACCCCGGCGACGACGCCGAAGTGCGCTGGCTCGCGGCCGAGCAGAGCAACAGCTCGCTCGTGATCGGCGACGCGATCGTGCTGAAGCTGGTGCGCAAGGTCGCGCACGGCGTGCATCCGGAAGCGGAAATGAGCCGCTACCTGACGCGGATCGGCTACCCGAACACCGCGACGCTCGCCGGCGAAGTCGTGCACGTCGACCCGGACGGCACGCCGCACACGGTCGCGATCCTGCAGCGCTACGCGGACAACCAGGGCGACGCGTGGACGCGCTCGTTCGACTTCCTGCGCCGCGCGGTGGACGAACTCGCGCTGCCGGCCGCGGACAACGACGAAACCGACGAAGCGGACGAGGAACCCGAAGCGCTGCTCGGCTACGCGGCGTTCGCCGGCATCATCGGCACGCGGCTCGGCCAGCTGCACGTCGCGCTCGCGCAGCCGTCCGACGACCCCGCGTTCGCGCCGGAGCGGGCGACGCCCGGCCATGTCGACGGCTGGTGCGCGGACGCGATCGCGTCGTTCGAGCAGGCGCTCGACGTGCTGCACACGCGGCTCGAGGCGCTCGATCCCGCGATGCGCGCGGCGGCCGACACGCTGCTCGCGTCGCGCGACGCGGCCGTGCGGGCCCTCGGCGCACTCGTGCCGCGCACGCTCGACGCACAATGCATGCGGATTCACGGCGACTTCCATCTGGGGCAGGTGCTCGACGTGCAGGGCGACGCGCTGCTGATCGACTTCGAAGGCGAGCCGGCGCGCCCGCTCGAGCGCCGCCGCGCGAAGTCGCATCCGCTGCGCGACGTGGCGGGCCTGCTACGCTCGCTGTCGTATGTGAGCGCGACCGCGCAGTTCGCGATCGAGAAGGCGCCGCCGCAGGCGGCCGGCCGCAAGCGTGCGCTGTTCGACCGCTTCGGGCAGGCCGCCGCCGACCGTTTCGTCGACTGCTATCGCGCGGCCGCCGACCTCGCGCCCGCACGCTTCGTCGATCCGCGCTACGCCGACCGCCTGCTCGCGCTGTTCCTGATCGACAAGGCGTCGTACGAGCTGTGCTACGAAGCGGCGAACCGCCCCGACTGGCTGAGCGTGCCGGTCGGCGGGCTCGCGGCGCTGGTCGAACGGCTGCTCGACGACGGCGGCGCATCCGACGACGGAGGCACCCGATGA
- the glgX gene encoding glycogen debranching protein GlgX, translating into MPTALPARLESGRSYPLGATWDGLGTNFAVFSAHAQRIQLCVFDPTGRKELARLDLPECTDEVWHGYLPNAHPGTVYGFRADGPYQPQHGHRFNSTKLLLDPYARKLVGQFRWSDALFGYRVHSNRADLSMDRRDSAPAMPKCVVVDEAFDWSTDRRPRVSWRNTVIYETHVRGTSMRRAGLRPPERGTFSAFAHPAFIDHLLSIGVTTVELLPVHAFLQQRALVNRGLRNYWGYDTAAFFAPEPAYLATRRLDEMRIAIRQLHAAGIEVVLDVVYNHTCEGNELGPTLSWRGLDNASYYRLVPGDPRFHVDETGCGNTLNLSHPRVVQMVMDSLRYWATAFNVDGFRFDLGVTLGREAHGFDPGAGFFDALRQDPVLAQRKLITEPWDLGPGGYQLGRHPPGFAEWNDRFRDTVRRFWRGDAGQRPELAARLAGSADLFNHQRRHTWASVNFVTAHDGFTLADLVSYSAKHNEANGEDNRDGRDDNCSANWGAEGPTDDAAIRAVRARVARSMLATLFTALGTPMLVAGDEFGRTQHGNNNAYCQDNELSWLDWDLAHGDEAVTLMRFVSRLAALRRMYPVMSAPGYPSGDRDAAPGMAEIDWFDERGAAMTVPAWQDRERRALTMRRVGTGRTGRTEALLVMLNASSETIVFAPPAPVLEYRVLVDTATPDAGPRNWPADGLDVAAHAAAIAVAAVPPDPPS; encoded by the coding sequence ATGCCGACCGCCCTGCCCGCCCGTCTCGAATCCGGCCGCAGCTATCCGCTCGGCGCGACCTGGGACGGCCTCGGAACCAATTTCGCGGTGTTTTCCGCGCACGCGCAGCGCATCCAGCTGTGCGTGTTCGATCCGACCGGCCGCAAGGAACTCGCGCGCCTCGACCTGCCCGAATGCACCGACGAGGTGTGGCACGGCTACCTGCCCAACGCGCATCCGGGCACCGTGTACGGCTTTCGCGCGGACGGCCCGTACCAGCCGCAGCACGGCCATCGCTTCAATTCCACCAAGCTGCTGCTCGACCCGTACGCGCGCAAGCTGGTCGGCCAGTTCCGCTGGTCGGACGCGCTGTTCGGCTATCGCGTCCATTCGAATCGCGCGGACCTGTCGATGGACCGCCGCGATTCGGCGCCCGCGATGCCGAAATGCGTGGTGGTCGACGAGGCGTTCGACTGGAGCACCGACCGGCGCCCGCGCGTGTCGTGGCGCAACACGGTGATCTACGAGACCCACGTGCGCGGCACGTCGATGCGCCGCGCCGGGTTGCGCCCGCCCGAACGCGGCACGTTCTCGGCGTTCGCGCATCCCGCGTTCATCGATCACCTGCTGTCGATCGGCGTGACGACGGTCGAGCTGCTGCCCGTCCACGCGTTCCTGCAGCAGCGCGCGCTCGTGAACCGCGGGCTGCGCAACTACTGGGGCTACGACACGGCCGCGTTCTTCGCGCCGGAGCCCGCGTATCTCGCGACGCGGCGGCTCGACGAGATGCGCATCGCGATCCGGCAGCTGCATGCGGCCGGCATCGAGGTCGTGCTCGACGTCGTCTACAACCATACGTGCGAGGGCAACGAGCTCGGCCCGACGCTGTCGTGGCGCGGCCTCGACAACGCGAGCTACTACCGGCTCGTGCCGGGCGACCCGCGCTTTCATGTCGACGAGACGGGCTGTGGCAACACGCTGAACCTGTCGCATCCGCGCGTGGTGCAGATGGTGATGGATTCGCTGCGCTACTGGGCCACTGCGTTCAACGTCGACGGCTTCCGCTTCGACCTCGGCGTGACGCTCGGGCGCGAGGCGCACGGCTTCGATCCCGGCGCGGGCTTCTTCGACGCGCTGCGGCAGGACCCGGTGCTCGCGCAGCGCAAGCTGATCACCGAGCCGTGGGACCTCGGCCCCGGCGGCTACCAGCTCGGCCGCCATCCGCCCGGTTTCGCCGAGTGGAACGACCGCTTTCGCGACACCGTGCGGCGCTTCTGGCGCGGCGACGCGGGCCAGCGGCCGGAGCTCGCCGCGCGGCTCGCCGGGTCGGCCGACCTGTTCAACCACCAGCGGCGCCATACGTGGGCATCGGTCAATTTCGTCACCGCGCACGACGGCTTCACGCTCGCCGATCTCGTCTCGTATTCGGCGAAACACAACGAAGCGAACGGCGAGGACAACCGCGACGGCCGCGACGACAACTGCAGCGCGAACTGGGGCGCCGAAGGGCCCACCGACGATGCCGCGATCCGCGCGGTGCGCGCGCGCGTCGCGCGCTCGATGCTCGCGACGCTGTTCACCGCGCTCGGCACGCCGATGCTGGTGGCCGGCGACGAGTTCGGCCGCACGCAGCACGGCAACAACAACGCGTATTGCCAGGATAACGAGCTGTCGTGGCTCGACTGGGACCTCGCTCACGGCGACGAAGCCGTGACGCTGATGCGCTTCGTGTCGCGGCTCGCCGCGCTGCGGCGCATGTATCCGGTGATGTCCGCGCCGGGTTATCCGTCGGGCGACCGCGACGCCGCACCGGGCATGGCCGAGATCGACTGGTTCGACGAGCGCGGCGCCGCGATGACCGTGCCCGCGTGGCAGGACCGCGAACGCCGCGCGCTGACGATGCGGCGTGTCGGCACGGGCCGCACCGGGCGCACCGAGGCGCTGCTGGTGATGCTGAACGCGTCGTCCGAGACGATCGTGTTCGCGCCGCCCGCGCCGGTGCTCGAATACCGCGTGCTGGTCGACACGGCCACGCCCGACGCCGGCCCGCGCAACTGGCCGGCCGACGGGCTCGACGTCGCCGCGCATGCAGCCGCGATCGCGGTGGCCGCCGTGCCGCCCGACCCGCCCTCCTGA